One genomic region from Croceicoccus sp. YJ47 encodes:
- a CDS encoding aromatic-ring-hydroxylating dioxygenase subunit beta — protein MENPIGLAVQDFLYREADLLDEWRLTEWEALLADDARYLVPPIGVDNQSELDPDKVMFVVADDREMLRARVVRSNGGVDFAEKPRSRLRRAVTNIRILDVHDDIFRVTANVVVYRSRRSEVTTFIGKYRYRLRRSGNGFLIAEKRVELDIDVLRGQGGISIIL, from the coding sequence ATGGAAAACCCGATTGGTCTGGCCGTTCAGGACTTCCTTTACCGGGAAGCGGATCTGCTCGACGAGTGGCGTCTCACCGAATGGGAAGCGCTGCTCGCGGACGACGCGCGTTATCTCGTTCCTCCGATCGGGGTGGATAATCAGTCCGAGCTGGATCCCGATAAGGTGATGTTCGTGGTTGCGGACGACAGGGAAATGCTGCGCGCGCGCGTCGTTCGCAGTAACGGGGGTGTCGATTTTGCGGAAAAACCGCGCTCCCGGCTGCGTCGCGCCGTCACGAATATTCGAATCCTCGACGTTCATGACGACATTTTTCGTGTCACTGCCAATGTCGTCGTATATCGCAGCAGGAGATCCGAGGTGACGACATTCATCGGCAAATACCGTTATCGCCTGCGTCGTAGCGGCAATGGTTTCCTGATCGCGGAGAAACGGGTCGAACTCGATATTGACGTCCTGCGCGGTCAGGGCGGAATCAGCATCATCCTGTGA
- a CDS encoding TetR/AcrR family transcriptional regulator, which translates to MTTLPHSTAAAETHDDLAETEAVLNAAVAEFLAKGYEGANLRAIVNASGRSIGGVYRRFGNKHNLFREAIARHADLSLPRNARLRTTERPVADDLCEFAIAYLKEFFDPTRLNIFRMVIAEAAIIPDLVTRLWEIGPLKAIEQVAGYLRTRQSEGLIDVDDADLAAAQFIDMIKAGMHVRQLMARISPTTEEIERSACTAAAIFAKGISADQP; encoded by the coding sequence ATGACAACGCTCCCGCACAGCACGGCCGCTGCCGAAACCCATGACGATCTTGCAGAGACCGAAGCCGTCTTGAACGCAGCAGTCGCGGAGTTTTTGGCGAAAGGTTACGAAGGCGCGAATTTACGCGCCATCGTCAATGCAAGCGGTCGGTCGATTGGCGGCGTCTACAGGCGTTTCGGCAACAAACATAACCTGTTTCGAGAAGCAATCGCCCGCCACGCCGATCTGAGCCTGCCCCGAAATGCACGCCTGCGCACAACGGAAAGGCCCGTTGCCGACGACCTCTGTGAATTTGCGATCGCTTACCTCAAAGAATTTTTCGATCCGACGCGTCTCAATATTTTTCGAATGGTCATAGCAGAAGCAGCGATCATTCCCGATCTGGTGACGCGCCTGTGGGAAATCGGACCCTTGAAGGCTATCGAGCAGGTTGCGGGTTATCTTCGCACCCGGCAGAGCGAGGGGCTTATCGATGTCGACGACGCCGATCTGGCGGCGGCCCAGTTCATCGACATGATCAAGGCTGGCATGCACGTGCGCCAACTTATGGCGCGCATCAGCCCCACCACCGAGGAAATCGAACGCAGTGCATGCACTGCAGCAGCCATCTTTGCCAAGGGTATCAGCGCCGACCAGCCATAA
- a CDS encoding ABC transporter ATP-binding protein/permease, protein MPPDNVSARDLKDKADWGTLRRFLPYLWPSHDAALKRRIVFAMVFVLLAKATTLALPFAYKRAVDSMATPANEAAMVAMAFVLAYALGRFASVAFDNIRNIIFERVGQDATRSLAEDVFARLHRLSLRFHLSRRTGQVTKTIERGTKSIDSMLYFLLFNIAPTVIELIAVAVIFYLNFGWGLVLATGTTVVAYILITRWITEWRTKLRAEMNEMDGHALSRAVDSLLNYETVKYFGAEHREQERYAGAARAYAQAALKSENSLGLLNIVQAAIMNLLMAAAMGYTVWGWSRGELSTGDLVFVNTYLTQLFRPLDMLGWVYRTIRQGLIDMAEMFRLIDTPVEVADKPGAPAIHVARATIAFDNVHFGYDPDREILHGLSFEVDAGERIAIVGPSGAGKSTIARLLFRFYDPQDGRILIDGQDIRDVTQESLRRQIGIVPQDSVLFNESIGYNLAYGREGATRDEIEAAAHGAAIAEFIERLPSGYDTEVGERGLKLSGGEKQRVAIARTLLKDPPIILFDEATSALDSRTEQDILRTMRRIARHRTTLTIAHRLSTVVDTDRILVLDHGRLAESGSHAQLLRHDGLYAEMWARQAADSQEEPA, encoded by the coding sequence ATGCCACCAGACAATGTTTCCGCCCGCGACCTGAAGGACAAAGCCGACTGGGGGACGCTGCGGCGCTTTCTGCCCTATCTCTGGCCGAGCCATGATGCCGCGCTCAAGCGGCGGATCGTCTTTGCCATGGTGTTCGTCCTGCTGGCCAAGGCGACAACGCTCGCGCTCCCATTTGCGTACAAGCGCGCGGTCGATTCGATGGCGACTCCCGCGAACGAGGCCGCGATGGTCGCCATGGCGTTCGTGCTCGCCTATGCGCTCGGCCGGTTCGCCAGCGTGGCGTTCGACAATATCCGCAACATCATTTTCGAACGCGTAGGGCAGGACGCCACCCGCAGCCTGGCGGAGGATGTCTTTGCCCGGCTTCACCGCCTCTCGCTGCGCTTTCACCTGTCCCGGCGGACGGGGCAAGTGACCAAGACGATCGAACGCGGAACGAAGAGCATCGATTCCATGCTCTATTTCCTCCTGTTCAATATCGCGCCGACGGTGATCGAGCTGATCGCGGTGGCCGTGATCTTCTACCTCAATTTTGGGTGGGGGCTGGTGCTGGCGACGGGCACGACCGTGGTCGCCTATATCCTCATCACCCGGTGGATCACCGAATGGCGGACAAAACTGCGCGCCGAAATGAACGAGATGGACGGCCATGCCCTGTCGCGCGCGGTCGATTCGCTCCTGAATTACGAGACGGTCAAATATTTCGGCGCCGAGCATCGCGAGCAGGAACGCTATGCCGGGGCCGCGCGGGCCTATGCGCAGGCGGCGCTGAAATCCGAAAACTCGCTCGGTCTGCTCAACATCGTGCAGGCTGCGATCATGAACCTGCTGATGGCCGCGGCGATGGGCTATACCGTGTGGGGGTGGAGCCGCGGGGAGCTGAGCACCGGCGATCTCGTCTTCGTGAATACCTATCTGACGCAGCTGTTCCGCCCGCTCGACATGCTGGGCTGGGTCTATCGCACGATCCGGCAGGGCCTCATCGACATGGCGGAGATGTTCCGGCTGATCGACACGCCGGTGGAGGTCGCGGACAAGCCCGGCGCGCCAGCCATCCACGTGGCCCGTGCGACGATCGCCTTCGACAACGTGCATTTCGGCTACGACCCCGACCGTGAAATCCTGCACGGGTTGAGCTTCGAGGTCGACGCCGGCGAGCGGATCGCCATCGTCGGGCCGTCGGGCGCCGGAAAATCCACAATCGCGCGGTTGCTCTTCCGCTTCTACGACCCGCAGGACGGCCGCATCCTCATCGACGGACAGGACATTCGCGACGTGACGCAGGAAAGCCTGCGCCGCCAGATCGGCATCGTCCCGCAGGACAGCGTGCTGTTCAACGAAAGCATCGGCTATAATCTCGCCTATGGCCGTGAAGGCGCGACCCGGGACGAGATCGAGGCCGCGGCACACGGCGCCGCCATCGCCGAATTTATCGAACGTCTGCCATCGGGGTACGACACCGAAGTGGGCGAACGCGGGCTGAAACTGTCGGGCGGGGAGAAGCAGCGCGTCGCCATCGCCCGCACGCTATTGAAGGATCCGCCGATCATCCTGTTCGACGAGGCGACCAGCGCACTCGATTCGCGCACGGAACAGGACATATTGCGCACGATGCGACGGATCGCGCGGCATCGCACGACGCTCACCATCGCGCACCGGCTGTCCACCGTGGTCGATACCGACCGTATTCTCGTGCTGGACCACGGGCGCCTCGCCGAAAGCGGGAGCCATGCGCAATTGCTGCGCCATGACGGGCTCTATGCCGAAATGTGGGCGCGGCAGGCCGCCGATAGTCAGGAAGAGCCGGCCTGA
- the hslV gene encoding ATP-dependent protease subunit HslV, with protein sequence MRSHDEAHGLVPWHGTTIIGVKRGNRTIVAGDGQVSMGNTVMKPNARKVRRIGEGGPDKGKVIAGFAGATADAFTLFERLERKLEQYRGQLMRAAVELAKDWRTDKYLRNLEALMIVADKDVLLVITGNGDVLEPEGGIAAIGSGGNYALAAAKALSDYEQDPEKIARRAMEVAADVCVFTNGNVTVEAVGE encoded by the coding sequence ATGAGATCACATGACGAAGCCCACGGCCTGGTGCCGTGGCACGGAACCACCATCATCGGCGTCAAGCGCGGCAACCGCACCATCGTGGCGGGCGACGGGCAGGTGTCGATGGGCAATACGGTGATGAAGCCCAACGCCCGCAAGGTGCGCCGCATCGGCGAAGGCGGCCCGGACAAGGGCAAGGTCATCGCAGGCTTTGCCGGCGCGACGGCGGATGCGTTCACTTTGTTCGAACGGCTCGAACGCAAGCTCGAACAATATCGCGGGCAATTGATGCGCGCCGCGGTCGAACTCGCCAAGGATTGGCGGACCGACAAATATCTCCGCAATCTGGAAGCGTTGATGATCGTCGCGGATAAAGACGTGCTGCTGGTGATCACCGGCAATGGCGACGTGCTCGAACCCGAAGGCGGGATCGCCGCGATTGGCTCGGGGGGCAATTACGCGCTCGCCGCGGCAAAAGCGCTGTCGGATTACGAACAGGATCCGGAAAAGATCGCCCGCCGCGCGATGGAGGTCGCCGCGGATGTGTGCGTCTTTACCAATGGCAATGTGACGGTCGAGGCCGTCGGCGAATGA
- a CDS encoding outer membrane protein assembly factor BamE, whose protein sequence is MNFISGTASRRSIAGRMASRALVLALVAPAMLGGCTAIRDRRGYVGDVALTQSIQPGIDNARSVEGTLGRPSFTSQFGDNIWYYVTSAQQREIFGGSHIVEHRVLRVRFDPSGNVLGVDNTGMDLVRDINPDNKTTPTLGRDRGFFEDLFGNIGSVGAGGLPGAGPGAGGGPP, encoded by the coding sequence ATGAATTTCATTTCCGGCACCGCATCGCGCCGTTCCATCGCCGGCAGGATGGCCAGCAGGGCGCTTGTCCTCGCGCTCGTCGCACCGGCCATGCTGGGCGGGTGCACCGCCATTCGCGACCGGCGCGGCTATGTCGGCGACGTCGCGCTCACGCAGTCGATCCAGCCGGGCATCGACAATGCCCGCTCGGTCGAAGGCACGCTCGGCCGGCCCAGCTTTACCAGCCAGTTCGGCGACAACATCTGGTATTACGTGACCAGCGCGCAGCAGCGCGAGATTTTCGGCGGCTCCCATATCGTGGAACACCGGGTCCTGCGCGTGCGGTTCGATCCGTCGGGCAATGTCCTGGGGGTCGACAATACCGGCATGGATCTGGTGCGCGACATCAATCCCGATAACAAGACCACGCCGACGCTGGGCCGCGATCGCGGATTTTTCGAGGATCTGTTCGGCAATATCGGCTCGGTCGGGGCCGGCGGGCTTCCCGGTGCGGGTCCGGGCGCGGGCGGCGGCCCACCCTGA
- a CDS encoding ubiquinol-cytochrome C chaperone family protein: MLSRLFKRQRATDLTDLWHRIVAIAREPHWYAADGVADTVEGRFDMISAVMALVMIRFEDEGAAHHAARLTELFIDDMDGQLREAGVGDLVVGKRMGKLMAALGGRIGAYREGLAHADDDALAQAARRNTTMIDPDDDGTRMAAGLRRLMADIRAVEMEDLLKGNIAR, encoded by the coding sequence ATGCTATCCCGTCTTTTCAAGCGTCAGCGCGCCACCGACCTCACCGATTTGTGGCACCGCATCGTCGCCATCGCGCGTGAGCCGCACTGGTACGCGGCCGACGGGGTCGCCGATACGGTGGAGGGGCGATTCGACATGATCAGCGCGGTCATGGCGCTCGTCATGATCCGGTTCGAGGACGAGGGCGCCGCGCACCACGCCGCGCGGCTGACCGAACTGTTCATCGACGACATGGACGGACAATTGCGCGAGGCCGGGGTCGGCGATCTCGTGGTGGGCAAGCGCATGGGCAAGCTGATGGCCGCGCTCGGCGGGCGGATCGGCGCCTATCGCGAGGGGCTCGCCCATGCCGACGACGACGCGCTCGCGCAGGCGGCCCGGCGCAACACGACGATGATCGACCCCGATGACGACGGCACGCGGATGGCGGCCGGGCTGCGGCGCTTGATGGCCGACATCCGGGCGGTGGAGATGGAAGACTTGCTGAAAGGAAATATCGCGCGATGA
- a CDS encoding DUF177 domain-containing protein codes for MKESIPSEMPRWVPAQQADGRIVEITAKPEERTALAKRFGIVSLDSLVARLSLEIDGGVVEARGQLSAAATQACAVSGEDLRTKISEPLHFRFVPATSQMPDEIELEADELDEIPYDGDQFDLGEAVAQSVALAIDPFATGPDADRVRDAVGLEEPERENPFAVLKGAVSKGSSKD; via the coding sequence ATGAAGGAAAGCATACCGTCCGAGATGCCGCGCTGGGTCCCGGCGCAGCAGGCCGATGGCCGCATCGTCGAAATCACCGCGAAGCCGGAGGAGCGAACCGCACTTGCAAAGCGTTTCGGCATCGTGTCGCTCGATTCGCTCGTCGCGCGGCTCAGCCTCGAAATCGATGGCGGCGTCGTGGAGGCGCGCGGACAGTTGAGCGCCGCCGCCACGCAGGCCTGCGCCGTGTCGGGCGAGGATCTGCGCACGAAGATTTCCGAACCGCTGCATTTCCGCTTCGTGCCCGCCACCTCGCAAATGCCGGACGAAATCGAACTCGAAGCCGACGAGCTCGACGAGATCCCCTATGATGGCGATCAGTTCGACCTGGGCGAGGCCGTGGCGCAAAGCGTCGCGCTCGCCATCGATCCGTTCGCCACCGGGCCGGACGCGGACCGGGTGCGCGACGCGGTCGGACTGGAGGAGCCGGAACGGGAAAACCCCTTCGCCGTGCTCAAGGGCGCGGTATCGAAGGGGTCTTCAAAAGACTGA
- the ssb gene encoding single-stranded DNA-binding protein, with product MAGSLNKVMLIGNLGADPEVRSFQNGGKVCNLRLATTENWKDREGQRQEKTEWHTVSIFSEGLISVAERFLRKGSKIYVEGQLQTRKWQDQQGNDRYSTEIVLRGFGGTLTMLDGKSGGGGGGDWGGGQSGNSGGGQSGGWNKGASGGGSAGGSGGGFGGGQGGGGGYDDLDDDIPF from the coding sequence ATGGCAGGCAGTCTCAACAAGGTCATGCTCATCGGCAATCTGGGCGCCGACCCGGAGGTCCGCAGCTTTCAGAACGGCGGCAAGGTGTGCAACCTGCGCCTCGCCACCACCGAAAACTGGAAGGACCGCGAAGGTCAGCGCCAGGAAAAGACTGAGTGGCACACCGTGTCGATCTTTTCCGAAGGGTTGATCAGCGTCGCCGAACGCTTCCTGCGCAAGGGCAGCAAGATCTATGTCGAGGGGCAGCTGCAAACCCGCAAATGGCAGGATCAGCAGGGCAATGACCGCTACTCAACCGAAATCGTCCTGCGCGGATTCGGCGGCACGCTGACTATGCTCGACGGCAAGTCGGGCGGCGGCGGCGGCGGCGATTGGGGCGGCGGGCAGTCGGGCAATTCCGGCGGCGGTCAATCCGGCGGCTGGAACAAGGGCGCGTCGGGCGGTGGTTCCGCGGGCGGTTCGGGCGGCGGTTTCGGCGGCGGTCAGGGCGGCGGCGGTGGCTACGACGATCTGGACGACGATATTCCGTTCTGA
- a CDS encoding ferrous iron transporter B has protein sequence MSRPIRTVALVGNPNAGKSALFNALTGARQKIANYPGVTVERKAGRMALSNGEPVELVDLPGSYSLDPSSPDEAVTRDVILGDQEGQRRPDALVIVVDAANLEQHLVFAQELIALDLPVVVALNMVDLAKRDGLVLDAKALGEALGVPVVETVAVRRRGLDALTDALQRAVNEKHQAPFFAADLDMTERRVSAHAIAQRALVSETRTRRMHRGLDKVLLHPWIGPVILFALLFVVFQAVFAWATPFADGLEAGVAFVSEQVAAILPDGLIRDAITEGVLAGVGSVVVFLPQIVILFFFILLMEATGYMARAAFLMDRMMAAVGLSGRSFIPLLSSFACAIPGIMATRSISDPKDRLTTILIAPLMTCSARLPVYAVIIAAFIPARTVGPGIGLQGLVLFALYVAGIVGAMVVALILRRSVAKGAASGFIMELPRYQWPRLSDIALGLWQRAWIFLRRAGTIIFAATVVLWLLLSFPQAEPGESQVDASIAGHIADGLYVVVEPIGFNRDIALALIPAMAAREVAVSSLATTYAVESGDEEETAMALTDRLSSRWSLPTALAFLAWFVFAPQCLSTIAVAKRETNGWKWPVFMLAYLFALAYIFAGITYWLAVAAGL, from the coding sequence ATGAGCCGGCCGATCCGCACCGTCGCGCTGGTTGGCAATCCGAACGCGGGCAAGAGTGCGTTGTTCAACGCGCTTACGGGTGCGCGGCAGAAGATTGCGAACTATCCCGGCGTCACGGTGGAGCGCAAGGCGGGCCGCATGGCGCTGTCCAATGGCGAGCCGGTCGAGCTGGTCGACCTTCCCGGCAGCTATTCTCTCGACCCGTCGAGCCCGGACGAGGCCGTGACCCGCGACGTCATCCTCGGCGATCAGGAAGGGCAGCGCCGTCCCGACGCGCTCGTCATCGTGGTCGATGCCGCCAATCTGGAACAGCATCTCGTCTTCGCGCAGGAGCTCATCGCGCTCGACCTGCCGGTGGTCGTCGCGCTCAACATGGTCGACCTTGCAAAGCGCGACGGGCTGGTGCTCGATGCGAAGGCGCTGGGCGAGGCGCTCGGCGTGCCGGTGGTGGAAACGGTGGCGGTGCGCCGCCGCGGACTGGACGCGCTGACCGATGCGTTGCAGCGCGCCGTCAACGAAAAGCATCAGGCGCCCTTTTTCGCCGCCGATCTCGACATGACCGAACGCCGCGTCAGCGCCCACGCCATCGCACAGCGCGCGCTGGTATCCGAAACGCGGACGCGGCGCATGCATCGCGGGCTGGACAAGGTACTGCTTCACCCTTGGATCGGGCCGGTCATCCTGTTCGCCCTGCTGTTCGTGGTGTTTCAGGCCGTGTTCGCATGGGCGACGCCCTTTGCCGACGGGCTGGAGGCCGGTGTCGCCTTCGTGAGCGAGCAGGTCGCCGCGATCCTGCCCGACGGGCTGATCCGCGACGCGATTACCGAGGGCGTCCTGGCAGGCGTCGGCTCCGTCGTCGTGTTCCTGCCGCAGATCGTGATCCTCTTCTTCTTCATCCTCTTGATGGAGGCGACCGGATACATGGCCCGCGCCGCGTTCCTGATGGACCGGATGATGGCCGCCGTCGGCCTTTCGGGACGTAGCTTCATCCCGCTGCTGTCCAGCTTCGCCTGCGCCATTCCGGGCATCATGGCGACGCGTTCGATCTCCGACCCGAAGGACAGGCTGACCACGATCCTCATCGCGCCATTGATGACGTGTTCGGCGCGGCTGCCGGTCTATGCGGTGATCATCGCGGCGTTCATTCCGGCCCGCACGGTCGGGCCGGGGATCGGTTTGCAGGGGCTGGTGCTGTTCGCGCTTTACGTCGCGGGGATCGTCGGGGCGATGGTCGTCGCGCTGATCCTGCGGCGCAGCGTGGCGAAGGGCGCGGCGAGCGGGTTCATCATGGAATTGCCGCGCTATCAATGGCCGCGCCTGTCGGACATCGCGCTCGGCCTGTGGCAACGCGCGTGGATCTTCCTGCGCCGGGCAGGCACGATCATCTTTGCCGCGACGGTGGTGCTGTGGCTGTTGCTCTCCTTTCCGCAGGCAGAACCGGGCGAAAGCCAGGTCGATGCCAGCATCGCGGGGCATATCGCGGACGGGCTTTACGTCGTGGTCGAGCCGATCGGGTTCAATCGCGACATCGCGCTCGCGCTCATCCCCGCGATGGCCGCGCGCGAGGTGGCGGTGTCCTCGCTCGCCACGACCTACGCGGTGGAAAGCGGCGACGAGGAAGAGACGGCCATGGCTCTCACCGACCGGCTGTCGAGCCGGTGGAGCCTGCCGACCGCGCTCGCCTTTCTGGCCTGGTTCGTGTTCGCGCCGCAGTGTCTGTCCACCATTGCCGTGGCGAAGCGGGAAACGAATGGGTGGAAATGGCCGGTCTTCATGTTGGCATATCTGTTCGCGCTCGCCTACATCTTTGCGGGAATCACCTATTGGCTCGCCGTTGCGGCCGGGCTCTGA
- a CDS encoding FeoA family protein, with translation MTNGFETRIETLAERPLGSVSRIVAVDWDTLAPEEARRLRALGIDDGATVKLAHRGIFAGRDPLALEIGRMTIAVRRVHAEAIRVEAVADAGTQPATGADAAA, from the coding sequence ATGACCAACGGGTTCGAAACACGAATTGAGACGCTGGCCGAAAGGCCGCTGGGCAGCGTGTCGCGCATCGTCGCGGTGGACTGGGACACGCTCGCGCCCGAAGAGGCGCGACGCCTGCGTGCGCTGGGCATCGATGACGGCGCCACGGTAAAGCTCGCGCATCGGGGCATTTTTGCCGGGCGCGATCCGCTTGCGCTCGAAATCGGGCGCATGACCATCGCGGTGCGGCGCGTCCATGCCGAAGCGATTCGGGTCGAGGCGGTCGCGGATGCCGGCACGCAGCCCGCCACCGGCGCGGACGCGGCAGCATGA
- a CDS encoding COQ9 family protein: MIDADTLTLDALAIALAPAIADAAIFDGWSDTALVAAAEMEGVDPAVARLAFPGGAMDMIAAWIGAIDRRMAEELNPAELAAMKIRDRIHALVMFRLDAALPQRESLRRAMTIMAMPQNLARSARLGWSSADLMWRMAGDTATDYNHYTKRAILASIYAATLTVFADDDSDGQADTRAFLDRRIDGVMKFEKAKAKWQNPDRERFSPLRMLGRLRYPSR, encoded by the coding sequence GTGATCGACGCCGATACGCTGACCCTCGACGCGCTGGCCATCGCGCTGGCCCCCGCGATTGCGGATGCGGCGATTTTCGACGGGTGGAGCGATACCGCGCTCGTCGCCGCGGCGGAGATGGAAGGCGTGGACCCGGCGGTGGCGCGGCTCGCGTTTCCGGGCGGCGCGATGGACATGATCGCGGCATGGATCGGCGCCATCGACCGCCGCATGGCCGAGGAGTTGAACCCCGCCGAACTCGCCGCGATGAAGATTCGCGACCGTATCCATGCGCTCGTGATGTTCCGGCTCGACGCCGCATTGCCGCAACGCGAATCGCTGCGCCGGGCGATGACGATCATGGCGATGCCGCAAAATCTCGCCCGCTCGGCACGGCTCGGGTGGAGCAGCGCCGACCTCATGTGGCGCATGGCGGGCGACACGGCGACCGATTACAACCATTATACGAAACGTGCGATCCTAGCCTCGATCTACGCCGCGACGCTCACCGTGTTCGCCGACGACGACAGCGACGGACAGGCCGACACGCGCGCCTTTCTCGACCGCCGGATCGACGGCGTGATGAAGTTCGAGAAAGCCAAGGCCAAATGGCAAAACCCCGATCGCGAACGGTTCAGCCCGCTCCGCATGCTCGGACGGCTGCGGTATCCCTCGCGTTGA
- a CDS encoding ankyrin repeat domain-containing protein, giving the protein MNTRLFTVLAAAAAACLSANPAAAQFSEGYRFLEAVEKRDGETAIAALNEPGSTLVNTRDVGTGRSALHIVVARRDRTWLDFLLDKGANPNVRDSEGISPLEMASSLRFLEGVEMLAKAGADVNETNATGETPLIVATHLRDADLAKILLDNGANPDRADSSGRSARDYATLAGRSNPVLALIERQDSAARNPQTYGPSL; this is encoded by the coding sequence ATGAACACACGTCTTTTCACCGTTCTGGCCGCGGCGGCGGCGGCGTGCCTGTCGGCGAACCCGGCGGCCGCGCAATTTTCCGAAGGCTATCGTTTCCTCGAAGCGGTGGAAAAGCGCGACGGCGAAACCGCGATCGCCGCATTGAACGAACCGGGCAGCACGCTGGTCAATACCCGCGACGTGGGCACGGGGCGGTCGGCGCTTCACATCGTGGTGGCGCGCCGGGACCGAACCTGGCTCGATTTCCTGCTCGACAAGGGGGCGAACCCGAACGTGCGCGATTCAGAGGGGATCAGCCCGCTCGAAATGGCGTCGTCGCTGCGCTTTCTCGAAGGGGTGGAAATGCTGGCCAAGGCAGGCGCCGACGTGAACGAGACGAATGCGACGGGGGAAACCCCGCTGATCGTGGCGACCCATCTGCGCGATGCCGATCTTGCGAAGATTCTGCTCGACAACGGGGCGAACCCCGACCGCGCCGATTCGTCGGGCCGCAGTGCGCGCGATTACGCGACGCTCGCCGGGCGCAGCAACCCGGTGCTTGCCCTGATCGAGCGGCAGGACAGCGCCGCCCGCAACCCCCAGACCTACGGACCGAGCCTGTGA
- a CDS encoding SCO family protein: MNRPSMPHYDRTRRPALPLRARPRLRTMLSGLALSLALALASCGWGDAGEGAAEPPPLAGAAIGGDFTLINSEGQTVRWADFAGQWRIVYFGYTFCPDVCPVDAQAIGQGLTLFAKEAPDRAEQVTPIFITIDPERDTPQAVGEFVANFHPRMVGLTGTEEQVAQAADAFVVYHEKGAESAGGGYLMEHSNAAMLFDPDGNPVALLPTNEGAAAVAEELAKWVR; the protein is encoded by the coding sequence ATGAACCGCCCTTCCATGCCCCATTACGATCGCACTCGCCGCCCCGCCCTGCCCCTGCGCGCCCGTCCGCGCCTGCGCACCATGTTGTCCGGTCTTGCGCTTTCACTCGCACTGGCGCTCGCCTCGTGCGGCTGGGGCGATGCGGGCGAGGGTGCGGCGGAACCGCCGCCGCTCGCCGGTGCGGCCATCGGCGGAGATTTCACGCTTATCAATAGTGAGGGGCAGACCGTCCGCTGGGCCGATTTTGCCGGGCAGTGGCGCATCGTCTATTTCGGCTACACCTTCTGTCCCGACGTGTGCCCCGTCGATGCGCAGGCGATCGGGCAGGGCCTCACCCTGTTCGCGAAAGAGGCGCCGGACCGCGCCGAACAGGTCACGCCGATCTTCATCACCATCGACCCGGAGCGCGACACGCCGCAAGCCGTCGGCGAATTCGTCGCCAATTTCCATCCGCGCATGGTCGGCCTGACCGGAACGGAGGAGCAGGTCGCGCAGGCAGCGGACGCCTTCGTGGTCTATCACGAAAAGGGCGCCGAATCGGCGGGTGGCGGCTATTTGATGGAGCATAGCAACGCGGCGATGCTGTTCGATCCCGACGGCAATCCGGTCGCGCTGCTCCCCACGAACGAGGGCGCCGCCGCGGTCGCCGAAGAGCTGGCGAAATGGGTCCGGTGA
- a CDS encoding YcgN family cysteine cluster protein, whose translation MTGDLPFWEKPLAALDDAEWEALCDGCGNCCLHKLEDADTGEIYPTNVACRLLDTQSARCTDYPNRKAKVPDCLQLTREKAHELHWLPDTCAYRLRANGEALREWHYLICGDRDAVHRAGISVAGKVISEDDAGPIEEHVVIPGYELVLAPDGDTDEDGE comes from the coding sequence GTGACTGGCGACCTGCCGTTCTGGGAAAAACCGCTCGCCGCGCTCGACGATGCGGAGTGGGAGGCGCTGTGCGACGGATGCGGCAATTGCTGCCTGCACAAGCTGGAGGATGCCGACACGGGCGAGATTTACCCCACCAATGTCGCCTGCCGCCTGCTCGACACGCAAAGCGCGCGGTGCACCGATTACCCCAATCGCAAGGCGAAGGTGCCCGATTGCCTGCAGTTGACCCGCGAAAAGGCGCATGAACTGCACTGGCTTCCCGACACGTGCGCCTATCGCCTGCGCGCGAATGGTGAAGCCTTGCGCGAATGGCACTATCTGATCTGCGGGGATCGCGACGCGGTCCACCGGGCGGGGATTTCCGTCGCCGGAAAGGTCATATCGGAGGATGACGCCGGCCCGATCGAGGAGCATGTCGTCATTCCCGGCTACGAACTCGTGCTCGCTCCCGATGGCGATACGGACGAGGACGGCGAATGA